DNA sequence from the Acidobacteriota bacterium genome:
AAACAATGGCCGACGAAATATTTGACCTTATAATCATCGGAGCCGGTCCGGCCGGAATCTCAGCCGCCTACCAAGCCAAAAAAGCGGGGCTATCGAACCTTGTCATCGAAAAAGGCCTGATCGGGAACACCATCTACAATTACCCAGTCGGCCTGACCGTTTTCTCGACCACCAACGAACTCGAATTCAACGACGGGGACCTCAAGCCCGCTCGCGAAAAGCCAACGCGGGAGGAACTGCTGTCATATTACGTGCGGTTTGTTTTGGATAATGGATTGAATGTTCAGACAGAGGAAACCGTTCTTTCCGTGAATTCCGTGCGTTCCGTGGTTAATTCTGAAGAATATTTAACCACGGAACACACGGAACACACGGAAGACACGGAACAGGAAGGAGAGGAAGGGAATTTTGCCGTGCTTACAAGCAAAGGCGAGTATTTGGCCAAAAACATCCTCTTCGCCATCGGTTCCATGGACTATCCGCGAAAGTTGAATGTCCCAGGCGAGGATCTGCCGCATGTTTTTGATAATTTTAAGGAAACCTATCCTTGGGTCAAGAAAAAAGCGTTGATCGTTGGCGGCGGGAATTCGGCCGGCGAGGCGGCTTTGTTTCTGGCTCAGGAAGGTGCGGACACAACGCTCGCAATTTTTCGCTCCGACTGGGAAAACGACGATCCGAAGCAGGGCTGTATCAAATACTGGGTCAAACAGCCGCTCGAACAGGAACTGAACGAGCATTGCCTCAACCTTTTCTTTCTCGGCAAGGTCCTCGAGATCCGCCCCGGCGAGATCGATATGGAGAACGAGAACGGCGACCGTGTGACTCTCGCCAACGATGTGGTTTTCGTTCTGATCGGCTCAGATGCCGATCTGTCGATGATGAAGTCGCTCGGCGTTGCGACGCGTGAGGGAAAGTATGGCGAGGTTCCGGTCTATGATCCGGAAACTTTCGAGACGAATGTCCCCGGCGTTTTCGTCGCCGGACATTTCACCGATCACCGGCATATCAAAGGTGCGATCGACGCCGGAAAGGCCCTCATCCCGCAGCTTGCGACACGCCTCAGTTCCAACTCCGACAAAACACGTGAGCCTCAGAAAAACGTTTGACCAATCTCCGAAATACCTCTACCAAACTTGCACACTAACTTTACCGATCCCTGAAAACATCAACGACAGAGGCCGGAATTTCGTTATTAGGAAGTGCAGCAAATACAGCACTTACGAGTTTTAAAACAGTCAAAATGAAAAGTGTGAAACGATTCACACTTTATTGACGGCTTAAAATGGGCTACTTTGACGCTGCTTTTACAGACACAAAAATTCACATAAAGATCTTCCCCCAAAAACGAAAAAGGCTGCCTTTTTCAGACAGCCTTTGAGTTGAATTAGCGATCGGGAATTTACTTATCGATCACGGGCTTTGCCATTCTGACTTTGACGTTGTTGTTCTGAAATTTTTCCGAGATGTTGGCAGGATTAATTTCGTAGTTGGTCACGTCAAAAACCTCATCGGTAGCACCGCCGACGCTGCGCGTCCATTTGTATGGAAGCTGAACGCCGTTCACAGCGCGGTAGTCTGAGAATTTGACGGTGTATTCTGCCATTGGGCCTGCATCACCGCTGATGGTGCGGGTGAACATCACATTGCCTTTCGGCTCTTCGCCGGCTTTTGGAGCGATCGTACGAGCGAAGATCATCGGCATTTTCGGTGCCGAATAGCTCATCATGACAGGCAGATTTGACGATTTGCCGAGGAAAATCTTGTACGAGGTTCCGGCGAATTCAGCGACGACGATATTGCAGTCCGTACCGTCAACGCTGCTTTCGCCGCCAAAGGTGTAGCTGACATCCATTCCCTGCGGAGCGGTCAGCAAGAGGCTGAGCGTCGTGCGGAGAAGTTCATTGTCACGCGGGCCGCCGGCTGGGCCGCCTGCGATCGCACGTTCCATAACGACGTCCTTGCCGTCGATATTGAAAGTCTTACCGTCTTTTGAAGTGAAGGTCGCGTTTCCACCGGTTCCATCAGCTTTGTGAAGGATGATCGTCTGGCCTTCGCCGCCGCCAACCTGCTCGATCGTGCCGTCAGCATTTTTCTTGAGCGTAATGGTGTGAGCACCTGCAGGCATTCCGGGATGATCTGCTTTCGTCACAAACTTTGCAGCTTCATCGCCCGTCAATTCCTGAACGGTGCCGTCATCTTTGCGGATAACGATCTTGCGAGCAACCGCACCGCCGCTGTTTCCATCGGCAATGATCTTCATCTTCTGGCCTTCTTTTGCCTCGCCAACGACCACGACATCGACTTGTTTGTCGATTCGTTGTTCGACAAGTCCATTACCATCGCCGTGTCCGATCTTGATCGATTTCATGAGCTTGTCAGGGAACTGAAGAGCGATCTCGGTCTCGCCCTGTTCTGATCTGTCAGTACCATCGACCTTCACCGTGCGTGTCGTCTGGCCGACGAGGCGGAGGCTCTGGACCGCATTGATCGCGGCATCGCCGCCGATCGCCACGCGAGCCTTGCGAACGAGGTCAAGTGCCTTTTCGTCAGACTTGAATTTAGCCCCGACATTATCCACCAGAGCACCGAGGCCGACAAAGAACACGGCCACCGTAAGAATTGTAATTGCGAATCTTTTCATAAATTTTACCTCCGAACTATTTCGAATTATTCCTTTAATGCCAAGTAACCTATCACGAATATTGGATCTGTAGTTAATGACTGTGAAAATATCCGTTCGGTTACGCCGAATGTATTTTGGGACAACGGCCTTGGGGCCATGTCGGTTTCTACAACATGGATTATGCTCCACCAGTTTTCGCGGGTGATTAAGAGGACGCAAAGAAAATGTTAAGAATGTAAAATGTGCGAAAAGTCCGTTGTTTGTTGATCGTTGATAATTGCATAATGCAGGTGGCGATCGTGGATCGTTGATGGTTGTTCGCTGTAAACAAATTCGCAACGAAAAACTATCAACGATCTACGAACAGATCCTATGAAACGTTCGTGGTCTACAATTTTATTGGTCTTGGGGCTAACCGGTTTGCTTGTTCTGCTTGGCGGCCTTCAGTATCGTTGGTTGAGCCAGATCAGTGAATCTGATGGTGAAAAAGCCCGGAAACGCGTACAGGAACAGGCCGATCGATTCGCGGCGGACTTTAATCGCGAGATACAGAACGTTTATTTTAATCTCCAGACCGGGCCGGAAAGCTGGAAAAGCAGGGACTGGAAGGAGTTTAATGAGCGATACGATTTTTGGCGGGAAAAAGCAGCCTATCCTGATCTGGTCACGGATATTTATTTCTTTGAGGACAAACCGGAAACCGCTCCGCTAAAGTACTACGCGGCGGGCAAGACCTTTGCGGTTGCTGAGAT
Encoded proteins:
- a CDS encoding NAD(P)-binding domain-containing protein, which translates into the protein MADEIFDLIIIGAGPAGISAAYQAKKAGLSNLVIEKGLIGNTIYNYPVGLTVFSTTNELEFNDGDLKPAREKPTREELLSYYVRFVLDNGLNVQTEETVLSVNSVRSVVNSEEYLTTEHTEHTEDTEQEGEEGNFAVLTSKGEYLAKNILFAIGSMDYPRKLNVPGEDLPHVFDNFKETYPWVKKKALIVGGGNSAGEAALFLAQEGADTTLAIFRSDWENDDPKQGCIKYWVKQPLEQELNEHCLNLFFLGKVLEIRPGEIDMENENGDRVTLANDVVFVLIGSDADLSMMKSLGVATREGKYGEVPVYDPETFETNVPGVFVAGHFTDHRHIKGAIDAGKALIPQLATRLSSNSDKTREPQKNV